The following are from one region of the Microbacterium sp. BK668 genome:
- a CDS encoding AtzH-like domain-containing protein has protein sequence MTEPSEIPADLFTAFEEYERAILSNDLDALDAAFAPGPETLRGDGSGLLVGHDAISAFRGVRGGVPPRTIERIEYRPLGEDAALVVSVSRYIGGGTGLQTQVWQRLDGRWLISAAHVTPRAQALDRSVWRTVGDPLYQGAWEGPLAGLSVAVKDLFAIKGYRIGAGNPVLLAEARAETTTAPAVGDLLRGGASLRGIARTDEFAYSIAGDNAHYGTPPNGALPGALPGGSSNGPASAVATGQAEVGLATDTAGSIRVPASYQGLWGLRTTHGLVPRQGLLPLAQSFDTVGWLTRDGATLQRVAEWCLSYDGSESTESVYGASDADLPWRLLVPEEVLAAAEPDTRRAFDRLLARLAASDDPPVLARVSIGDLDDYYEPFRAVQGAEAWRNNGEWVTAHPSALGPAVAARFEAASAVTAEAEASARRALEPLHEQLHAFVAHGVLVMPTVPGPAPLRTHDGARVDAVRQATLRMTTPAAVGGLPALSVPLLSVSSRLGPAPVGVCLVSRAGTDIALVRLARRLARIVADPTLPELS, from the coding sequence GTGACTGAGCCCTCCGAGATCCCCGCCGACCTCTTCACGGCCTTCGAGGAGTACGAGCGCGCCATCCTCTCCAACGACCTCGACGCGCTCGACGCGGCCTTCGCGCCGGGGCCGGAGACGCTGCGGGGGGACGGCTCGGGCCTGCTCGTGGGGCACGACGCGATCAGCGCCTTCCGCGGCGTGCGAGGCGGGGTGCCTCCGCGCACGATCGAGCGGATCGAGTACCGGCCGCTCGGAGAGGATGCCGCGCTCGTCGTCTCCGTCTCGCGCTACATCGGCGGCGGCACGGGCCTTCAGACTCAGGTGTGGCAGCGTCTCGACGGTCGCTGGCTCATCTCCGCGGCCCACGTGACCCCCCGCGCCCAGGCCCTCGACCGCTCGGTGTGGCGGACCGTCGGCGACCCGCTGTACCAGGGCGCATGGGAGGGGCCGCTGGCCGGTCTGTCCGTCGCTGTGAAGGACCTCTTCGCGATCAAGGGCTACCGCATCGGCGCGGGCAACCCGGTGCTCCTCGCCGAGGCGCGAGCCGAGACCACGACCGCCCCGGCGGTCGGCGATCTGCTGCGCGGCGGCGCGTCGCTGCGCGGCATCGCGCGCACCGACGAGTTCGCGTACAGCATCGCCGGCGACAACGCGCACTACGGCACCCCGCCCAACGGCGCCCTGCCGGGCGCGCTCCCCGGCGGCTCGTCGAACGGACCGGCGTCCGCGGTGGCGACCGGCCAGGCAGAGGTGGGCCTCGCCACCGACACCGCCGGGTCCATCCGCGTGCCTGCCTCGTATCAGGGACTGTGGGGCCTGCGCACCACCCACGGACTCGTCCCCCGGCAGGGCCTGCTTCCCCTGGCGCAGTCGTTCGACACGGTCGGGTGGCTCACGCGCGACGGCGCGACGCTGCAGCGGGTCGCCGAGTGGTGCCTGAGCTATGACGGCTCGGAGTCGACCGAGAGCGTCTACGGAGCGTCCGACGCCGACCTGCCATGGCGCCTTCTCGTGCCCGAGGAGGTCCTCGCCGCGGCCGAGCCCGACACCCGGCGCGCGTTCGATCGGCTTCTCGCCCGGCTCGCGGCGTCGGACGACCCGCCGGTGCTCGCGCGCGTCTCGATCGGCGATCTCGACGACTACTACGAGCCGTTCCGCGCGGTGCAGGGGGCCGAGGCGTGGCGCAACAACGGCGAGTGGGTGACGGCGCACCCGAGCGCCCTCGGCCCGGCCGTCGCGGCGCGCTTCGAGGCGGCGTCCGCGGTCACCGCCGAGGCCGAGGCATCCGCCCGCCGCGCGCTGGAGCCGCTGCACGAGCAGCTGCACGCATTCGTCGCGCACGGCGTGCTCGTCATGCCCACCGTGCCCGGGCCGGCGCCGCTGCGCACGCACGACGGCGCTCGCGTGGACGCCGTGCGGCAGGCGACCCTCCGCATGACGACGCCTGCGGCGGTGGGCGGCCTGCCCGCGCTGTCGGTCCCCTTGCTGAGCGTGTCCTCCCGCCTCGGTCCCGCGCCGGTGGGCGTGTGCCTCGTGTCGCGCGCCGGCACCGACATCGCCCTCGTCCGTCTCGCGCGGCGCCTCGCGCGCATCGTCGCCGACCCCACCCTTCCGGAGCTCTCATGA
- a CDS encoding acetamidase/formamidase family protein → MTFEILQPGRGDQPGDHYLPTTPDTVLWGRLPCAVDAPVLRIAAGETVTIDTVSHEGILEDQGKDPLAYFGSHGVDEASVLQDAVMIAASLSRDPAADGPHIVTGPIFVEGAEPGDLLKITVERLVPRVPYGVISNRHGKGALVGVLPRREGSVSVFTPVEARGTGLVGVLPVRRGGERVVEFPLAPFLGTMGVAVASPERPHSVPPGLHGGNIDIKLLVEGSVLFLPVQVPGALAYVGDPHFAQGDGEVALTALEASLRATLRFDVVPRPEAIAQFGEVVGPLVRTDEYLVPTGLDPDLGEAMRKCVRAAIDLISARWGMDEHLAYAYLSAATDFDISQVVDVVCGIHARIREADFAGVDRD, encoded by the coding sequence GTGACCTTCGAGATCCTCCAGCCCGGACGGGGCGACCAGCCGGGCGACCACTACCTGCCGACCACGCCCGACACCGTTCTGTGGGGTCGCCTGCCATGCGCGGTGGATGCCCCGGTCCTTCGCATCGCGGCGGGTGAGACCGTCACGATCGACACCGTGAGCCACGAGGGGATCCTCGAGGACCAGGGGAAGGATCCGCTGGCGTACTTCGGGAGCCACGGTGTGGACGAGGCATCCGTTCTCCAAGACGCCGTCATGATCGCCGCCTCGCTCTCCCGCGACCCTGCCGCCGACGGGCCGCACATCGTGACCGGGCCGATCTTCGTCGAGGGCGCCGAGCCAGGCGACCTCCTCAAGATCACGGTCGAGCGACTCGTGCCGCGCGTGCCGTACGGGGTCATCTCCAACCGTCACGGCAAGGGCGCCCTCGTCGGGGTCCTGCCCCGCAGGGAGGGGTCGGTGAGCGTGTTCACCCCCGTGGAGGCGCGCGGCACCGGCCTGGTCGGGGTGCTCCCCGTGCGGCGCGGCGGTGAGCGCGTGGTGGAGTTCCCCCTCGCCCCCTTCCTCGGCACGATGGGGGTCGCGGTCGCCTCGCCCGAACGGCCGCACTCGGTGCCGCCGGGGCTCCACGGCGGCAACATCGACATCAAGCTCCTCGTCGAGGGGTCGGTGCTGTTCCTCCCCGTGCAGGTGCCCGGCGCCCTCGCGTACGTCGGCGATCCGCACTTCGCACAGGGCGACGGCGAGGTCGCCCTCACGGCGCTCGAGGCGTCCCTCCGCGCGACCCTGCGGTTCGACGTCGTGCCGCGCCCCGAGGCGATCGCCCAGTTCGGTGAGGTCGTCGGTCCTCTCGTCCGCACCGACGAGTACCTCGTGCCCACCGGCCTGGACCCCGATCTCGGCGAGGCGATGCGCAAGTGCGTCCGGGCCGCCATCGATCTCATCTCGGCGCGGTGGGGCATGGACGAGCACCTCGCCTACGCGTACCTCAGCGCCGCGACCGACTTCGACATCTCGCAGGTGGTCGACGTCGTGTGCGGCATCCACGCGCGCATCCGCGAAGCGGACTTCGCCGGAGTGGACCGTGACTGA
- the allB gene encoding allantoinase AllB: MTGSGPAAIAARRVHLSGGWRPATVRIDDGVIAAIEPFDEGAEVVVPDEAVLLPGLVDSHVHLDEPGRTEWEGFATGTAAAAAGGVTTLLDMPLNSVPVTTTPAALAAKRAAAAGKLAVDVGYWGGAVPENLGALGELAAAGVVGFKCFLSPSGIDEFGHLTPAQLYDALAEIAALDSVLIVHAEDPAHLHDAGPLGRRYADFLASRPPASEEAAIRAVIDAARATGGRAHIVHVSDGAALGAVRAARAEGVRLTVETCPHYLTLRAEDVPDGAAAFKCCPPIRDAANQDLLWAGVLDGTIDAIVSDHSPSTRELKEQGNGDFGLAWGGISGLQTGLPAVWTEARRRGIPLERILPLLTEGPARIGGLGGRGRIAVGEPAHLAVFLPDESFRVRAAELEYRNKLSPWDGAALKGLVEATYVHGRLAYRRGVGVTSRHGREIVATSARVAAEGAP, translated from the coding sequence ATGACGGGGTCCGGACCCGCGGCGATCGCCGCGCGACGTGTGCACCTGAGCGGCGGGTGGCGCCCCGCGACGGTGCGCATCGACGACGGCGTCATCGCCGCGATCGAGCCCTTCGACGAGGGCGCCGAGGTCGTCGTGCCCGATGAGGCCGTGCTGCTGCCCGGACTGGTCGACTCCCACGTGCACCTCGACGAGCCCGGACGCACCGAGTGGGAGGGGTTCGCGACGGGCACGGCCGCCGCCGCGGCCGGGGGCGTCACGACGCTCCTGGACATGCCGCTCAACTCGGTGCCCGTGACCACGACGCCGGCTGCGCTGGCGGCCAAGCGCGCCGCCGCGGCGGGCAAGCTCGCCGTCGACGTCGGGTACTGGGGCGGTGCTGTTCCCGAGAATCTCGGCGCGCTCGGCGAACTCGCGGCGGCGGGCGTCGTGGGGTTCAAGTGCTTCCTCTCGCCGTCCGGCATCGACGAGTTCGGGCATCTGACGCCCGCTCAGCTGTACGACGCGCTCGCCGAGATCGCGGCGCTGGACAGCGTGCTCATCGTGCACGCGGAGGACCCCGCCCACCTGCACGATGCCGGGCCGCTCGGGCGCCGCTACGCCGACTTCCTCGCGTCGCGCCCTCCGGCGAGCGAGGAGGCGGCGATCCGCGCCGTGATCGACGCCGCCCGCGCGACGGGCGGGCGCGCGCACATCGTGCACGTGTCCGACGGCGCCGCGCTCGGCGCCGTGCGGGCAGCCAGGGCGGAGGGCGTGCGACTCACGGTCGAGACGTGCCCGCACTACCTGACGCTGCGGGCCGAGGACGTCCCCGACGGCGCCGCCGCCTTCAAGTGCTGTCCGCCGATCCGAGACGCGGCGAATCAGGACCTCCTGTGGGCCGGCGTGCTCGACGGCACGATCGACGCCATCGTGAGCGACCACTCGCCGTCCACGCGCGAGCTCAAAGAGCAGGGGAACGGCGACTTCGGCCTGGCGTGGGGCGGGATCTCCGGGCTTCAGACCGGGCTCCCGGCGGTGTGGACCGAAGCGCGGCGGCGAGGCATCCCCCTCGAGCGCATCCTGCCGCTCCTGACGGAGGGTCCCGCGCGCATCGGAGGACTCGGCGGACGAGGGCGCATCGCGGTGGGCGAGCCTGCGCACCTGGCCGTTTTCCTCCCGGACGAATCCTTCCGCGTCCGGGCGGCCGAACTCGAGTACCGCAACAAGCTCTCGCCGTGGGACGGTGCGGCCCTGAAGGGGCTCGTCGAGGCGACCTACGTGCACGGCAGGCTCGCCTACCGTCGCGGGGTCGGTGTCACCTCTCGCCACGGACGTGAGATCGTGGCAACCTCGGCCCGTGTTGCCGCGGAAGGAGCGCCGTGA
- the uraD gene encoding 2-oxo-4-hydroxy-4-carboxy-5-ureidoimidazoline decarboxylase, with protein sequence MELSQFNDLGTAQAAEVVRVWAAIPGWTDAVVAGRPYSTVDALAAFAAGAARRWTRDDLDAALARHPRIGEQPAGSGDEAAASRAEQAAMSTAAEEVARAIAEGNAAYEERFGRVFLIRAAGRSPEEILAELRRRLAADDESEASEALDQLAQIALLRLRSTVTDAAHERSTP encoded by the coding sequence ATGGAGCTCTCGCAGTTCAACGACCTCGGGACGGCGCAGGCCGCGGAGGTCGTGCGCGTGTGGGCGGCGATCCCGGGATGGACGGATGCCGTCGTCGCGGGCCGCCCGTACTCCACCGTCGACGCGCTCGCCGCCTTCGCCGCCGGCGCCGCGCGACGGTGGACGCGCGACGACCTCGACGCCGCTCTCGCTCGTCATCCCCGGATCGGCGAGCAGCCCGCCGGGTCCGGCGACGAGGCCGCCGCCTCCCGCGCCGAGCAGGCGGCCATGTCGACGGCGGCCGAGGAGGTGGCGCGCGCCATCGCCGAGGGCAACGCCGCGTACGAGGAGCGCTTCGGCCGCGTCTTCCTCATCCGCGCCGCGGGGCGCTCGCCCGAGGAGATCCTGGCCGAGCTGCGCCGCCGTCTGGCGGCGGACGACGAGAGCGAGGCATCCGAAGCGCTCGACCAGCTCGCGCAGATCGCCCTGCTGCGGCTGCGCTCGACGGTGACGGATGCCGCGCACGAGAGGAGCACGCCATGA
- the uraH gene encoding hydroxyisourate hydrolase has product MTHVTTHVLDAASGLPAAGIEVVLAEASGASVVAETPGAVVAHGTTDRDGRLALGPDALSPGNYTLTFLTGEYFAARGVDTFYPFVTVTFIVAVAEDGTSAHCHVPLLLSPFAYSTYRGS; this is encoded by the coding sequence ATGACCCATGTGACGACCCACGTCCTCGACGCCGCCTCCGGGCTGCCGGCTGCCGGAATCGAGGTCGTGCTCGCCGAGGCATCCGGTGCCTCCGTCGTCGCCGAGACGCCCGGGGCCGTCGTGGCGCACGGCACGACCGACCGGGACGGGCGGCTCGCGCTCGGACCCGACGCGCTGTCGCCCGGGAACTACACCCTGACCTTCCTCACCGGCGAGTACTTCGCCGCGCGGGGCGTGGACACGTTCTACCCCTTCGTCACCGTGACCTTCATCGTCGCGGTCGCCGAGGACGGCACGAGCGCGCACTGCCACGTGCCGCTCCTGCTCAGTCCGTTCGCCTACTCGACCTATCGGGGGAGCTGA